The proteins below are encoded in one region of Pelagibacterium flavum:
- a CDS encoding NADH:ubiquinone oxidoreductase subunit NDUFA12, translating into MANSGFKQFVFEIFGWWNKQTLSTRIFTALRGVKVGEDEFGNVYYEGKKDGRRWVVYNGYAEASAIPAGWHGWMHRRTDVPPSKSDYKPHEWEKAHIPNMTGTAQAYRPDGSILTPQSRPRVTGDYDAWSPE; encoded by the coding sequence GTGGCAAACAGCGGCTTTAAACAGTTCGTTTTCGAAATTTTCGGCTGGTGGAACAAGCAGACCCTTTCCACCCGCATTTTCACCGCCTTGCGCGGGGTCAAGGTGGGCGAGGACGAGTTCGGCAACGTCTATTACGAAGGCAAGAAGGATGGCCGCCGCTGGGTCGTCTATAATGGCTATGCGGAAGCGTCTGCGATTCCGGCCGGCTGGCATGGCTGGATGCACCGGCGCACCGACGTGCCGCCGTCCAAGTCCGACTACAAGCCGCACGAGTGGGAAAAGGCCCATATCCCCAACATGACCGGTACGGCGCAGGCCTATCGTCCGGATGGATCGATCCTGACGCCGCAATCGCGTCCGCGCGTTACCGGCGACTATGATGCCTGGTCGCCGGAATAG
- a CDS encoding DUF2155 domain-containing protein yields the protein MSAPGLKGIASCLALAVAVSAAPAHAQAISNPVAVFTGLDKITGRITIFDVYIDETVQFGSLQLTPRVCYSRPQTEAQSVSAFVQVDEVSLQATMERVFSGWMFADSPALNAIDNAVYDVWLIDCRQTSDVPPPDQR from the coding sequence GTGAGCGCTCCGGGACTTAAAGGCATTGCGAGCTGTCTGGCGCTTGCCGTTGCCGTGAGTGCGGCGCCGGCCCACGCGCAAGCCATTTCCAATCCGGTGGCGGTCTTTACCGGGCTCGACAAGATCACCGGCCGGATCACGATATTTGATGTCTATATCGATGAGACAGTGCAGTTCGGATCGCTGCAGCTGACGCCACGTGTCTGCTACTCACGGCCCCAAACCGAGGCGCAGAGCGTTTCAGCCTTTGTGCAGGTGGACGAGGTTTCGCTGCAGGCGACCATGGAGAGGGTGTTTTCTGGCTGGATGTTTGCCGATTCGCCAGCGCTCAATGCCATCGACAACGCCGTTTATGATGTCTGGCTGATCGATTGTCGCCAGACATCAGATGTGCCACCACCCGACCAGCGCTAG